The following are encoded together in the Natronincola ferrireducens genome:
- a CDS encoding nitroreductase family protein, with translation MSQLDFIYKRHSVRKFKDVIIPQEDILEIIKAATYAPSGKNMQNWHFVVVKNSTKIQEVAKIIYDKTHEIASYTDDEDSKKNLLKFIHYHTFFKDAPVLILIFAGPYVSAAYDILKAVGKEVEANGIAMANSGIQNIGAAMENLLLAAANKGYGTCWMTGPNYAAKEIQTAVNFKKEGYYLAAMTPLGVPEESELTSPPRKPLDEVLTIIE, from the coding sequence ATGAGCCAATTAGATTTTATTTATAAAAGACATAGTGTAAGAAAATTTAAGGATGTTATCATACCCCAAGAAGATATTTTAGAAATTATTAAAGCTGCTACATATGCTCCTTCTGGTAAGAACATGCAAAATTGGCATTTTGTTGTAGTAAAAAATTCAACCAAAATCCAAGAGGTGGCAAAAATTATTTATGATAAAACCCATGAAATTGCCAGCTATACAGATGATGAGGATTCAAAAAAGAATCTTCTAAAATTTATACATTATCATACCTTTTTTAAGGATGCTCCTGTGTTAATCTTAATATTTGCTGGTCCTTACGTCAGTGCAGCCTACGATATTTTAAAGGCTGTAGGCAAAGAAGTTGAAGCTAATGGGATTGCCATGGCTAACTCAGGAATCCAAAATATAGGTGCAGCTATGGAAAATTTATTACTGGCAGCAGCTAACAAGGGCTATGGTACTTGCTGGATGACAGGACCAAACTATGCTGCTAAAGAAATCCAAACTGCAGTGAATTTTAAAAAAGAAGGTTATTATCTAGCAGCTATGACACCTCTAGGAGTTCCAGAGGAAAGTGAGCTTACTAGTCCCCCAAGAAAACCTTTAGATGAAGTGTTAACGATAATAGAATAA
- a CDS encoding Fur family transcriptional regulator, which translates to MREALEILLKKKGYKITTQRKAILNVFLNSQKHLLTAAEVYELVSKNNHSLNFSTVYRNLEVLLNTDLIKRVNLDNGVNSYELNLDDHHHHLICLKCGCTETTTYCPMEEINKSINQISDFIPTDHKLEIYGYCGKCNKA; encoded by the coding sequence TTGAGGGAAGCATTAGAAATATTACTTAAGAAAAAGGGTTACAAGATAACCACCCAGAGAAAAGCAATTTTAAATGTGTTTTTAAACTCACAAAAACATCTATTAACAGCTGCGGAGGTTTATGAGCTTGTCAGCAAAAATAACCATTCTTTAAATTTTTCAACTGTTTATAGAAATTTAGAGGTACTGTTGAATACTGACTTGATAAAACGTGTTAACTTAGATAATGGTGTAAATAGTTATGAACTAAACCTAGATGATCATCATCATCATTTAATTTGTTTAAAGTGTGGTTGCACTGAAACCACTACATATTGTCCCATGGAAGAAATAAATAAATCCATAAATCAGATATCCGACTTTATACCTACAGATCACAAACTAGAGATATATGGATATTGTGGGAAATGCAATAAAGCGTAG
- the selB gene encoding selenocysteine-specific translation elongation factor, with protein MKNIVIGTAGHIDHGKTTLIKALTGRSTDRLKEEKKRGISIELGFTHFDLPSGRRAGIIDVPGHEKFIKHMLAGVGGMDIVLLVVAADEGVMPQTKEHLDILSLLNIKKGIIVITKESLVDEEWLQLIKEDIRQKVKSTFLENAKMMVVDSVGGTGIKELITIIDQLTDETESRNINAPVRMPIDRVFTITGFGTVVTGTLVEGKITVEDTLEILPQKIKVRIRNIQVHGNSVETAYAGQRVAINLANIKKEDIERGYVLAQVNSMETTMMIDVRIKTLKDVSRVIQNRDRVRLYHGSTEIFGRIMLLEKQELSPGESDFVQLRLEESIAVKKGDHIVVRFYSPIETIGGAIVIDNNPQKHKRFDKRVIQELAIKEKGTPEDILEKHIERYSNQFPDAAYLAKTTVQQIDEVKKLVTHLVAVNRVLLLNNTNVLHQSYYTEIKEKALGLLKEYHKSNPLRQGMMKEEFKGKLIPNNAGKSGDALLALLEKDEIIKVLGKYIALYDFEISFNKAQIQIKSILEENYLKEPFATPRLEDVIKSMEFKKQEIEQVLESMMAKELMKISSDIVLHEKAYQKSKDLLIQYIEKHGSISLAEFRDLLNTSRKYAVALLEYFDNNRVTKRLEDRRTLY; from the coding sequence TTGAAAAATATAGTTATAGGGACAGCAGGACATATCGACCACGGAAAGACAACACTGATAAAGGCTTTAACAGGTCGCAGTACCGATAGATTAAAAGAAGAAAAGAAAAGGGGTATTTCTATTGAATTAGGATTCACTCACTTTGATTTACCCAGTGGCAGAAGAGCAGGAATTATAGATGTGCCTGGACACGAGAAATTTATTAAACATATGCTAGCTGGTGTAGGGGGTATGGACATTGTTCTACTAGTAGTTGCTGCTGATGAAGGGGTCATGCCTCAAACAAAAGAACATTTAGACATCTTATCTCTGTTAAATATCAAAAAAGGTATTATCGTTATTACTAAGGAAAGTTTAGTAGATGAAGAGTGGTTACAATTAATTAAAGAAGATATAAGACAAAAGGTAAAATCCACTTTTTTAGAAAATGCAAAAATGATGGTGGTGGATTCTGTTGGGGGGACAGGTATTAAAGAACTGATAACTATCATTGATCAGTTAACCGATGAAACAGAAAGTAGAAATATAAATGCACCTGTAAGAATGCCTATCGATAGGGTATTTACCATTACAGGTTTTGGTACAGTTGTTACAGGAACTTTGGTAGAAGGCAAAATAACTGTTGAAGATACTTTAGAAATATTACCTCAAAAAATTAAAGTTAGGATTAGAAACATACAAGTCCATGGCAACTCTGTAGAGACTGCTTATGCTGGTCAGAGGGTGGCCATTAATCTAGCCAATATAAAAAAAGAAGATATTGAGAGGGGATACGTTCTAGCTCAAGTCAATTCTATGGAAACCACCATGATGATAGACGTAAGAATAAAGACATTAAAGGATGTTTCAAGAGTCATACAAAATAGAGACAGGGTTAGATTATATCATGGTTCAACAGAAATCTTTGGAAGAATTATGCTGCTGGAAAAGCAAGAACTTTCCCCTGGAGAAAGTGATTTTGTGCAGCTTAGACTGGAGGAATCTATTGCTGTAAAAAAAGGAGATCATATTGTAGTGAGATTTTATTCCCCTATAGAAACAATTGGCGGTGCCATTGTTATTGACAATAACCCTCAAAAACATAAAAGGTTTGATAAAAGAGTTATACAAGAGTTAGCTATTAAAGAAAAAGGAACCCCTGAGGATATTTTAGAGAAACATATAGAAAGATATAGCAATCAGTTTCCAGATGCTGCTTATCTTGCAAAGACAACGGTTCAACAAATCGATGAAGTGAAAAAGCTAGTTACCCATCTAGTAGCAGTGAATAGAGTGTTGCTCCTAAATAATACAAATGTATTACATCAAAGCTATTATACAGAAATAAAAGAAAAAGCCTTAGGGTTATTAAAGGAATATCATAAAAGTAACCCCTTGAGGCAAGGAATGATGAAAGAAGAGTTCAAAGGAAAATTAATACCTAACAATGCTGGTAAATCTGGAGATGCTTTATTAGCGTTACTTGAGAAGGATGAAATCATCAAGGTTTTAGGAAAGTATATTGCTTTATATGATTTTGAAATTTCCTTTAATAAAGCACAGATTCAAATTAAATCTATACTAGAAGAAAATTATTTGAAAGAACCCTTCGCTACCCCTAGGTTAGAGGATGTAATAAAGTCTATGGAATTTAAAAAACAGGAAATAGAACAGGTGTTAGAGTCTATGATGGCGAAGGAATTGATGAAAATCAGCAGTGATATTGTGTTACATGAGAAAGCTTATCAAAAATCAAAAGATCTATTAATTCAATATATTGAGAAGCATGGAAGTATATCCTTAGCAGAGTTTAGGGATTTATTAAATACCAGTAGAAAATATGCTGTTGCATTACTTGAATATTTTGATAACAATAGGGTCACAAAACGATTAGAGGATAGAAGGACATTGTATTAA
- the selA gene encoding L-seryl-tRNA(Sec) selenium transferase translates to MKKKSILSSLPSVDQLLNHEDIQKLIEEIPRTVVVNNTRSSLQSYRTEILNMKDDDLAKIYIDINKLIKNIVIESKKFMAMNLRQVINGTGVVLHTNLGRSLLSDEIKDQVWTVASSYSNLELDIATGKRGSRYSHVVDIIKHITGAEEALVVNNNAAAVMLVLSTMAKDREVVVSRGELVEIGGAFRVPDVMEQSGAKLVDVGTTNKTHLWDYEKAIGEDTSALLKVHTSNYKILGFTKEVALKDLVALGNKSGIPVIEDLGSGVLVDLQKYGLTYEPTVQESVASGVDIVTFSGDKLLGGPQAGIIVGKKKWIDEMKKNPLTRAFRIDKLTMVALEATLKLYLLDEEKMISSIPTLKMLTKSLDFLQDEAQKLYDILLTNNSNFQLEIKDDFSQVGGGSLPLAKLPTKVITVKPNSMSVSKLEEKLRTYTIPIITRIQDDQIVLDLRTLKEADYHIINEGLRDITTK, encoded by the coding sequence ATGAAAAAGAAATCCATATTGAGTAGCTTACCCTCGGTAGATCAATTATTGAATCATGAAGATATACAAAAACTTATTGAGGAGATTCCAAGAACAGTTGTAGTAAACAATACTAGAAGCTCTTTACAAAGTTATAGAACGGAAATCTTAAATATGAAGGATGATGACCTAGCTAAGATTTATATAGATATCAACAAATTAATTAAAAATATTGTTATAGAAAGCAAAAAATTTATGGCAATGAATTTAAGACAAGTAATCAATGGAACTGGTGTTGTTTTACATACAAATTTAGGAAGATCCCTTTTAAGTGATGAAATAAAAGATCAAGTATGGACAGTAGCATCTAGCTATTCAAACCTAGAGTTAGATATAGCAACTGGCAAAAGAGGTAGTCGTTATAGCCATGTTGTAGATATCATAAAACATATAACTGGTGCTGAAGAAGCATTGGTGGTTAATAACAATGCTGCAGCAGTTATGCTGGTGTTAAGTACGATGGCCAAAGACAGAGAGGTGGTAGTTTCAAGAGGAGAACTAGTTGAAATAGGGGGGGCCTTTAGAGTTCCTGATGTTATGGAACAAAGTGGAGCAAAGCTTGTAGATGTTGGAACCACCAATAAAACTCATCTATGGGATTATGAAAAAGCAATAGGGGAAGATACATCGGCTTTATTAAAGGTTCATACAAGCAATTACAAAATTTTAGGTTTCACAAAAGAGGTAGCCTTAAAGGACTTAGTAGCATTAGGCAATAAAAGTGGCATACCTGTTATTGAAGATCTGGGAAGTGGTGTTTTAGTAGATTTACAAAAATATGGATTAACCTATGAACCAACTGTTCAAGAAAGTGTAGCCTCAGGGGTAGATATTGTTACCTTCAGTGGAGATAAGCTCTTGGGTGGACCGCAAGCAGGTATTATCGTGGGAAAGAAAAAATGGATTGATGAAATGAAAAAAAATCCATTAACAAGAGCATTTAGAATAGACAAGTTAACAATGGTAGCGTTAGAAGCTACATTAAAACTGTATTTATTGGATGAAGAAAAAATGATTAGTAGCATACCAACCTTAAAAATGCTAACAAAATCACTGGACTTTCTACAGGATGAAGCCCAAAAGCTTTACGATATTCTATTGACAAATAATTCGAATTTCCAATTAGAAATTAAGGATGATTTTTCACAGGTAGGGGGTGGCTCTTTACCATTAGCAAAGCTTCCTACCAAGGTAATTACTGTAAAGCCTAATAGTATGAGTGTATCAAAGCTTGAAGAAAAGCTAAGAACTTATACTATACCCATTATCACAAGAATTCAAGATGATCAGATAGTGCTAGATTTACGGACCCTTAAAGAAGCAGACTATCATATTATTAACGAAGGACTTAGAGATATTACTACGAAATAA
- a CDS encoding alanine/glycine:cation symporter family protein, with the protein MLGFVNTIESINSTINGLVWGPYMLVLLVGTGIYFSFKTNFLQIRKFGFTMKETLMKIFEKPEASETEGDITPFQALATALAATIGTGNIAGVATAIALGGPGAIFWMWISAFFGMMTKFAEVVLAIKYREKNAEDSWVGGPMYYIEKGLGLKWLAVIFSIFGALAAFGIGNMVQSNSVAAALEGYGIAPMVTGIVLALAAGLVILGGLKRIASVTERIVPFMAVFYIIGAVIILITHISNVPAAFGLIFKHAFTPASAVGGFAGAVVMDAMRRGVARGVFSNEAGLGSAPIAHAAARTDHPVRQGLWGIFEVFADTIVICTLTALTILSTGVWDSGITGAALTTEAFNKGLPGPGGVIVAIGILFFAFSTILSWAYYGEKCAEHIFGSGVNKFYRIIWLPLILVGAVGSLDLIWDIADTLNGLMAIPNLIGLLGLSGVVFSLTKEFFTEKLGK; encoded by the coding sequence ATGTTAGGTTTCGTAAACACTATTGAAAGCATTAACAGCACTATTAATGGTCTTGTATGGGGTCCTTATATGTTGGTCCTTCTTGTAGGTACTGGAATTTATTTCTCTTTTAAAACAAATTTCCTTCAAATTCGTAAATTCGGCTTTACAATGAAAGAAACTTTAATGAAAATCTTTGAAAAACCTGAAGCATCTGAAACAGAAGGAGATATTACTCCTTTTCAGGCTTTAGCAACTGCGCTGGCAGCTACTATTGGTACTGGTAATATTGCAGGGGTTGCTACAGCTATTGCCCTTGGTGGACCTGGTGCCATCTTCTGGATGTGGATTTCTGCCTTCTTTGGTATGATGACGAAATTTGCAGAGGTTGTACTGGCTATCAAATACCGCGAAAAAAATGCAGAGGACAGCTGGGTTGGTGGACCTATGTACTACATTGAAAAAGGTCTTGGTCTTAAATGGTTAGCTGTAATTTTCTCAATATTCGGTGCTTTAGCTGCCTTTGGTATTGGAAACATGGTTCAGTCTAACTCCGTTGCTGCAGCTTTAGAAGGATATGGTATTGCTCCAATGGTTACAGGGATTGTTTTAGCCCTGGCGGCAGGATTAGTTATCCTTGGTGGATTAAAGAGAATTGCTTCTGTTACTGAAAGAATTGTACCATTTATGGCAGTATTTTATATTATTGGTGCAGTTATCATCTTAATTACTCACATATCAAATGTTCCAGCTGCTTTTGGTCTTATCTTTAAACATGCCTTTACACCCGCTTCTGCTGTTGGTGGATTTGCTGGTGCTGTGGTAATGGATGCTATGCGTAGAGGGGTTGCCCGGGGAGTATTCTCCAACGAAGCTGGTTTGGGTAGTGCTCCGATCGCCCATGCTGCTGCAAGAACCGATCATCCTGTAAGACAAGGTCTTTGGGGTATTTTTGAGGTGTTTGCTGATACAATCGTAATCTGTACCTTAACAGCATTAACTATTTTATCTACTGGCGTATGGGACAGTGGTATAACCGGTGCAGCGTTAACAACTGAGGCCTTTAATAAAGGTTTACCTGGTCCTGGTGGTGTTATCGTTGCTATAGGTATATTATTCTTCGCCTTCTCTACAATTCTAAGCTGGGCTTACTATGGCGAGAAGTGTGCTGAGCATATCTTCGGTTCAGGTGTCAACAAATTTTACAGAATTATATGGTTACCATTAATCTTAGTTGGTGCAGTAGGTAGCTTAGACCTTATTTGGGATATAGCCGATACATTAAATGGTTTAATGGCAATCCCTAACTTAATTGGTCTATTGGGATTAAGTGGAGTAGTTTTCTCGTTAACTAAAGAATTTTTTACAGAAAAATTAGGTAAATAA
- the selD gene encoding selenide, water dikinase SelD has product MSTSKRLTKLTTSAGUAAKIGPDVLTQVLCHLPKMKSDKLLITLDTSDDAAVYKINEEMALVQTLDFFTPVVDDPYVYGQIAAANSLSDVYAMGGEPLTAMNIVCFPNCLSPDVLKEILKGGADKILEAGALLVGGHTVEDDEPKYGLSVTGIIHPDKVLANSTGREGDYLILTKPLGTGILNTAIKADLANSKEYEAAVITMITLNKYAMEAVKDLRISACTDITGFGFLGHAYEMAKGSNVSLEIFSQEIPLLEGALEFAEMGVIPGGMYSNKRHIEKEIKAINNIKEAVEDILYDPQTSGGLLLAIHPDDADKALANLKEIGKNQFSIVGKIVKKDQHTIYLK; this is encoded by the coding sequence TTGTCAACCTCAAAACGATTAACCAAATTAACTACTAGTGCTGGATGAGCGGCTAAAATAGGACCTGATGTCCTGACACAGGTACTGTGTCACTTACCGAAAATGAAGAGTGATAAATTATTAATTACATTAGATACTTCAGACGATGCGGCTGTTTATAAAATAAATGAAGAAATGGCTCTTGTACAAACACTAGATTTTTTTACACCTGTAGTGGATGATCCCTACGTCTATGGACAGATTGCAGCAGCTAACTCTTTAAGTGATGTCTATGCTATGGGGGGGGAACCCCTTACAGCCATGAACATCGTATGCTTTCCTAATTGTCTATCTCCTGATGTCTTAAAGGAAATATTAAAGGGAGGAGCAGATAAAATACTGGAGGCGGGTGCTCTACTGGTGGGGGGACATACAGTTGAAGATGATGAACCTAAATATGGACTTTCAGTTACAGGTATCATACACCCTGACAAGGTTTTAGCCAATAGTACTGGAAGGGAAGGAGATTATTTGATTTTAACCAAGCCCTTAGGTACTGGCATATTAAACACAGCTATTAAAGCTGATTTAGCTAATTCTAAGGAATATGAAGCAGCGGTTATAACCATGATTACCCTAAATAAATATGCAATGGAAGCAGTAAAGGACTTAAGAATTTCTGCCTGTACCGACATTACTGGATTTGGTTTTTTAGGTCATGCCTATGAAATGGCAAAAGGAAGCAATGTATCTTTAGAAATATTTAGTCAAGAAATTCCATTGTTGGAGGGAGCATTAGAGTTTGCTGAAATGGGTGTTATTCCAGGGGGGATGTATTCCAATAAAAGACACATTGAAAAAGAAATAAAAGCTATAAATAATATAAAAGAAGCAGTAGAGGATATTCTTTATGATCCCCAAACATCAGGGGGACTATTGCTTGCCATCCATCCTGACGATGCTGATAAGGCCTTAGCTAATTTAAAAGAAATAGGGAAAAATCAATTTTCAATAGTAGGGAAAATTGTAAAGAAGGATCAACATACAATTTATTTAAAATAA
- a CDS encoding helix-hairpin-helix domain-containing protein, with product MINFSSRQKNIVIVFIAIILVGVSYKNYIKDKKEIYILSETNYEDNLSLQEKVIDTRISKKIIMVHVEGEVVNPGIYQLDEESRVYNAVEAAGGLKDTANRKQINLAKKIQDEEFIYIPGEEEEYENSSVKPNNLPSNIGGLININNADKTELESLTGIGTTLAERIIAYRNEKGIFTTIEEIQNVSGIGEKKFNDIKEKITVK from the coding sequence ATGATTAACTTTAGCAGTAGACAAAAAAATATTGTTATTGTATTTATTGCTATTATTTTAGTAGGAGTTTCTTATAAAAATTATATAAAAGATAAGAAGGAAATATACATTTTAAGTGAGACAAACTATGAAGATAATTTATCTTTACAGGAGAAAGTAATAGATACTAGAATTTCCAAAAAAATAATTATGGTGCATGTTGAAGGAGAAGTGGTAAACCCAGGAATTTATCAACTAGATGAAGAATCAAGGGTTTATAATGCTGTCGAAGCAGCAGGTGGTTTAAAAGATACTGCCAATAGAAAACAAATAAACTTAGCTAAAAAAATACAAGACGAAGAATTTATTTACATACCTGGGGAGGAGGAAGAATATGAGAATTCCTCTGTCAAACCCAACAATCTCCCTAGCAACATCGGAGGATTAATTAATATCAATAATGCAGATAAAACAGAACTAGAAAGCTTAACGGGTATTGGAACTACATTGGCTGAAAGGATTATCGCCTATAGAAATGAAAAAGGAATATTTACAACAATTGAAGAAATACAAAATGTTAGTGGTATAGGAGAAAAAAAATTTAATGATATAAAAGAAAAGATTACAGTAAAATAA
- a CDS encoding D-alanyl-D-alanine carboxypeptidase family protein — protein sequence MLKRLGILYVTLFLFVFIGSTSNVYGAPNITAPNGVLMDYATGKVLFDHNAHEVTYPASTTKVMTAILVLENLDLDEVITIEDDLYVDGSSMYLLKGESFTVYELLQALMIRSANDVAEVFAVRISGSVEEFAKLMNERAKELGALNTHFTNPHGLPDKNHVTTAYDLALIGRHAMSIDIFRDIASTVRLNFEPTEFTPETRYYRNTNRFLWGTGGGNQILYNGRYTNIKYDIIDGVKTGYTGDAQSCLITSANKDDHRLIAVVLGAQGLNVYGDSRVLIDFGYDNFQLVSLIEENQLKLESPIKNGTEDTIALYTESPLNVVLPSSFDPSKITEEVIVDESLKAPILSGDILGKVIYSIEGKLLGEVNLIAQDTIDTKPFFKKIILPRNLIVILIVLFLLWQGFVIYVRLKKRRKRVYFGGGYATTYKIGKSLLKKK from the coding sequence ATGTTAAAGAGATTGGGTATTCTATATGTTACATTATTTTTATTTGTTTTTATAGGAAGTACTTCTAATGTATACGGTGCTCCCAATATTACTGCTCCCAATGGGGTATTAATGGATTATGCCACTGGGAAGGTATTGTTTGACCATAATGCTCATGAGGTTACCTATCCAGCCAGCACCACAAAAGTAATGACAGCTATTTTAGTCTTAGAAAATTTGGATTTAGATGAAGTGATAACAATCGAGGATGACTTATATGTAGATGGTTCCAGTATGTATCTCTTAAAAGGAGAATCCTTTACTGTCTATGAACTGTTACAGGCATTGATGATTCGCTCTGCTAATGATGTAGCAGAGGTGTTTGCAGTTCGTATCTCGGGATCTGTAGAAGAATTCGCTAAGCTTATGAACGAAAGGGCTAAGGAGTTGGGAGCGTTAAATACTCATTTTACCAATCCCCATGGTCTTCCTGATAAAAATCATGTGACTACTGCCTATGATTTAGCCCTTATTGGAAGACATGCCATGTCTATTGATATTTTTAGAGATATTGCTTCTACTGTGAGATTAAATTTTGAACCTACAGAGTTTACACCAGAAACCCGTTATTACAGAAATACAAATCGTTTTCTATGGGGTACTGGTGGTGGTAATCAGATTTTATATAATGGCAGATATACAAACATTAAATATGACATTATTGATGGTGTGAAAACTGGATATACTGGTGATGCACAAAGCTGTCTAATCACTTCTGCTAATAAAGACGATCATCGTCTTATTGCGGTGGTTTTGGGTGCTCAAGGACTTAATGTATATGGTGATTCAAGGGTATTGATAGATTTTGGTTATGATAACTTTCAATTAGTTTCCTTAATAGAAGAAAATCAATTGAAGTTAGAGTCTCCTATTAAGAATGGAACAGAGGATACAATAGCACTTTATACAGAATCCCCATTGAATGTTGTTCTACCTAGTAGCTTCGATCCTTCTAAAATAACTGAAGAAGTAATTGTAGATGAAAGTTTAAAGGCTCCTATTTTATCCGGGGACATTTTAGGAAAGGTTATCTATTCTATTGAAGGTAAATTGCTGGGAGAGGTAAATTTAATTGCCCAGGACACCATAGATACAAAGCCTTTTTTTAAAAAAATCATTCTACCTCGTAATCTTATTGTTATATTAATTGTATTGTTTCTATTATGGCAGGGATTTGTTATATATGTA